A segment of the Panacibacter ginsenosidivorans genome:
TTGCAGATCCAAAGATTTCATAAAAACGCGGAGAACAATATATTGCTCCTGTGGCAAGATCAAGATCAAAGGTCCCCAATTCACCGGCTTCTACTGCAAGACGAGCTCTTTCTTCAGCATCTTCAAGGTTTCGTTTAGCACGTGCCAGCTCTGTTATATCCGTTGCTGTATTTAAGACGCCGTAAGTATTTCCTTCTGTATCTTTTAGTGGTGTATAAGTGAAATTGAAATAAAATGTTTGCATCTTACCATTGATCATAAGATCAACGCGATCTCCATCTGAATGATAAGGGATGCCAGTGGTATACACATCATCAAGAAGCTGGTAAAAAGGCTGACCCTCCAGTTCTGGTAATGCCTCTCTGAAAGTTTTTCCAATCACAGAACTGTCTTTGCCCCATGTTTTTAATATTGCATCATTCACCATGGTAACACGCATTTCCCTTCCTAAATAAATAGCAAACGGCATAGGAGAGGCATTGATGTAATCACGAAAAGCTTTTTCGCTTTCATGTAATACCTGTTTGGCTTCTACAATTTTTGTTACATCGTGTGCAGCAACAATTACACCTTTTATCTCATCATCTTCAATCAGCGGTTGGTAGGTAAAATTGAAAAATGCAGTGGCGGTTTGCCCGTAGCGTTTTAACTGAACCGGAAATTCATTCCCATAGTAAGGTTCTCCTGTTTTTAATACATTTGTGATTAGTGGTTTTATTACTGGTTCTACCTCAGGCATTACTTCAAACATAGGCCTCGAAAGCACATCTTCTGCTTTTCTGTCAACTATTTCAAGGTATCTTTTATTTGCTACTTCAATTATAAATTCCTCTCCCATAAATATGGCAATACCCATGGGGGCCTGCTCAATCATGTTGAAGAATTTTTTTTCATTGGAATCAAACTTTTTTAGGAGCTCTACCTTTTGTGATGTTTCTGAGCACGTAACAAAAACACCACCAACATCCCCATTTTCATCATTGACAGGACTATAACTAAATGTCCAGTAAACATCTTCTAATTTGCCATTACGGTATATAGGTATAAGCTGGTCTTCATTCCACGTAGCTTCACCACCACTCATTACCTGGTCTATCAAAGGTTTAATAATGTGCCATATTTCCGGCCATACATCTTCCCCACGGCTACCCAATGCATGGGGGTGCTTACCTTCATTTCCAAGGCTTGGCCTGTACGCATCATTATAAAAACAAATAAGATCGGGCCCCCAAAAAAGGAACATAGGGAACTTTGAATGCAGAATTATGCTTAGAGTGGTACGAAGACTTTGAGGCCACCATTCTATAGCTCCCAATGATGTTTGCGACCAATCTATAGATGCAATAAGTTCAGCGGTCTCCCCACCACCTTTTAAGAAATTATAATTTACTTCCCTGCTGCTGACTTTCATTATTAAAACAGGTTATGGAATATGGATCTTTAAATTATGTAAATTAATGATTTTTTATCTCTGCGATTAATAAAATCATAAACCAGGATTTGATCTTTACTTACCTATTATGCAAAACAAGTACCGCTTTAGATCTTTATACACCATTATCAGTTAAACTTTTTTACCTGCTTTATCCTTTCATGGCATCGCCGCTTGTGTCACTCACTTGTGCGTTTGGAAAAACCGTCAACTGTCGACAGATATTCAACAGCACAAGAGTGCGACGCAACAGACGATGATAGCTGTAATGCAGCCCGGCTCATAAAATTAATCAATACATTATAAGCAGCCTGTTCGTAGCTAACGCATGTCAGCTTCTTTTATTAACTTGCGCCCCTAAATATTTGTACATGAACCTTGGATATTTCTCTTACCCGCTTCCTGCAAACGAGCCTGTATTGCAGTATGCACCGGGCTCACCGGAGAAAGCGGCGCTCAAAAAAACACTGGCAGAATTAAAGAAGAAACCGATAGAAGTGCCCATGTATATTGGCGGCAAGACTGTAAAAAGTGGCAATAAAATAAGCATGCACCCACCGCATGAAATTGCGCATACGCTTGGCTATTTTCATTTAGGTGATGAGAAACATGTGAAGCAGGCAATTGATGCCGCATTAAAAGCAAAACAAGCGTGGGCTGATATGCCCTGGGAAGACAGGGCGCATATATTTTTGAAAGCCGCTGACCTGATGGCTACAAAATATCGCACTTACATGAATGGCACAACCATGCTTGGTCAGAGTAAAAATGCATACCAGGCCGAGATAGACAGTGCATGCGAGATCATAGATTTTCTTCGTTTCAATGTGCATTATTTAAGCGAGATATATAAACAACAGCCGATCTCTTCCCCCGGCGTTCACAACAGGATGGAGTGGAGACCGCTTGAAGGTTTTGTATTAGCAATAACGCCTTTCAACTTTACTGCTATTGCGGGCAACTTACCAACAAGTGCTGCTATGTGTGGTAATGTAGTTGTATGGAAACCAGCTAATACGCAGGTGTATGCAGCGCAGATGATTATGCGCATTTTAAAAGAAGCAGGTTTGCCGGATGGTGTTATCAATCTTATTTACGTTGATGGACCAACACTTGGCAGCGTTTGTTTTGCACATCCTGATTTTGCAGGGGTACATTTTACAGGATCAACAGGTGTGTTCAATCAAATGTGGAAGACGATTGGAGAGAATGTAGCAAAATATAAATCTTATCCACGCATTGTTGGTGAAACAGGCGGTAAAGATTTTGTGATGGTACATAAAAGTGCAGACCCGGATGTTGTGGTTACAGCATTGGCACGTGGCGCTTTCGAATACCAGGGACAAAAATGTTCTGCTGCATCAAGAGCATATATACCTTCTAACATTGCAGAAGAAGTAAAAGAAAAGTTAGTTGCAGAAATTGGGACAATGAGAATGGGAACTGTGGAAGATTTCAGCAACTTTATCAATGCCGTTATAGATGAAAAAAGTTTTGATAAAATAGCTGCATACATCGCTGCTGCAAAAAAAGACAAGAAAGCAAAAATTTTAGTGGGTGGTAAATGCGACAAAACGGAAGGATATTTTATTGAACCAACCGTTATTGAAGCAAAAGATCCAAAGTATGTAACTATGTGCGAAGAGATCTTTGGACCTGTACTTACGATCTATGTTTACGATGCAGAAAAGTTTGAAGAGACAATGGCAATCCTTGACGGCACTTCTCCTTATGCACTTACTGGTTCTATTCTTGCACAAGACAGAGATGCTGTAGTGTTGGCTACAGCTAAGTTGCGCAATGCCGCAGGTAATTTTTATATCAATGATAAACCAACAGGCGCAGTAGTTGGTCAGCAGCCATTTGGCGGCGCAAGAGCAAGCGGAACAAATGATAAAGCTGGTAGCATGATCAATTTGTATCGTTGGTTAAGTGCAAGAACGATAAAAGAAACTTATAATCCGCCAACAGATTACAGGTATGCGTTTTTGAAAGAATCGTAGAAGGCATGATTTAAAGAGTTGAGAAATACTCCGGAAGAGGCTGATAAATTTTATCAGCTTCTTTTGTTTTTGATTTAAGTGAATGCGCATTTTAACTTTGAGGATTGATATTTGTATCCATTTTGATAAAATAAAATAAGACCATGTGTAATTTCTCTATAAAATTCGACAGCGATGTGCATCATGTAATAAGAGTTGCGAAGAACGCTATTACAAGTTCAGGTGGCAGCTTTACCGGCAATGAAGATGCCGGAGGATTTGAGATCAGTACGTTTATGGGACAGATAATTGGCACTTACACGATCGTGAATAATGAGATCAATATTGATATAACAAAGAAACCCATGTTTGTTCCCTGCAGCGAAATTGAAAACCAGTTGAGAAAATATCTTAGCTAAATTTCTTCCTTGCCGAATAACGATAAAGCCGCAGAAGAGTGCGACGCAAGAAAAGTTCCACAGTGGTTTGTAGCTGACTACATAATAATCCCTTATATAAAATGCGATTAATTTCCTTTCTTTGAATACATGAAAAAATATGCGGTGATCGTTGCGGGCGGCTCTGGAACAAGAATGGGCAATGTTATTCCCAAACAGTTTTTATTGCTAAAAGGTAAGCCGGTACTTTGGTACACCATGGATTCTTTTTTGCGTGCTTATGATGATATGCATATTATTCTTGTGTTGCCAAAAGATCATTTGAAGAAAGGTGAAAAGATCATCAATCAATTGAATGCCGAAGGAAAGGTTTCGATGGTAGAAGGCGGCAATACACGTTTTGATTCCGTAAAAGAAGGATTAAAAAAAGTGGAAAACGAGGCTGTTGTTTTTGTGCATGATGGAGTGCGTTGTTTGATAAGTGTTCCGTTGATAAGGCGTTGCTATAACCAAACTATTGAAAAAGGAAGTGCAGTGCCTGCAGTAGCAGCAACAGATTCAATTCGCATTGTAAAAAATGGCTCGCATTATATTAGCGACAGGCAACAGGTGCGCATTATTCAAACGCCACAAACATTTTTAAGTAATATTATTTTGCCCGCGTTTGAACAGGCATACAGCGATGATTTTACTGATGAAGCAACTGTTGTGGAAGCCTTTGGTTCGCCTGTGTACTTAACGGATGGTGAGTATGATAATATAAAGATCACAAGGCCTATTGATCTGTTGATCGCAGAAAGAATTATTGAAGACAGGTCTGCGTTTTAATATTTTTATGAACCCAACTTATTACTACTATTAAGATTTTCTTGCGTCGCACTCTTGTACAGTTAGTACTCTACTCAACATTAATTAATGCTTTACCAATTTTATTAACCCTGGAAGATTATTGAAATGTAATCTTTGATAAGATTGATTAACAACATCAAATTTTTCGTAGAATTTCCTGATGCTATTTATATCAGAGCCTTCAAAATCAAATAATAATTTTGAGCCAGCAAACTCTTTAAATATTTCATCAAATAAAAAGTGGTTTGCTTCTGTTTTTCTTCCAGCACCTGTAGTGCTGTTCATTAAATTATATAAACGTTGTTTATCTTTCAATAATAATGCTACTGCAAGTAATTCGTTGTTTGCGCTAACGACTTTTCTTACAGCAGTGTTATTTTGCGTATGCAAATAGTTACAGAGCTTTTCAAAATTTTCATAATCTTTCAACGAAATATTCTTCAGTCTTTTACTATATAGCTCTTTGTACATGTTGATTGCATCAACGTAATTTCCTGATGAATAAATGAATGATTGCTTTGATGCTTTTTTTAAATTCTTAAGTAAGTCTTCGTTATAATGCTTACTAAGATTATAGTAGTTTAAAGAAATATCTTTTACAAAATTGTCGCACAGTTTTGCGCCGGCAACATTGTTTTGAAAATTGAAATTGTAATCGCCATATTTACAGAACTTAAATAATTCTGTTAGTAACAACTCAGTATAATTATTATCGCTTGTTGTAAAAAAGCCAAGCTGTTGTATTAATGGAACATCATAACAATATTTTATTCCAAGTTTACGGCGCCATGGTATTGGCATAACCGCTTCATAATTATTGATCACAATTCCAGTCCAGTTGTCTGCCATGTGATCAAGATAATAAGTATAGGCATAGATCATTGGGCTGCTGCTGTTTTGAATGCAGCTATTCCATTTCTGCTGATCAATGTTATGAGAAGGTATGATATTAATTTGCGGAGCACTCATACTACTACCATGGAATATCCCGGCTTAATTTATTTAGTTGAAAAACATCAAGGTTGATATTAAAAGAAATGTTTTTGGCAAAACGGTTATCACCAATATAAGATTTGAAATAATCGCTATACACTTTGCTGTATAGTAAAGGAAAATAAATATTCAGGCAATTTCTAAATAAGGAAACCTGTAAACCTCCATCATATAAAAATTTACCTGCTGCTTCATCATCTTTCCACACTTCACTGTATGTACCAATGTCAAGGAATAATTTGATCGGCAGCTTAAATGGCAAAATATTTAGCGGATTTATTTTATCTGGTATATCGCCACTCAGGTTTATAGCAACAAGCCAATCATCAGATTTGCCAATTTTCTCTCCTAACAGGTCTGTTCTTACTTTAAAGAAACCATCCCGCTCCATGATCTGCTGACTTTGCCAGCCTTCAAATTCATTTCTGCCGATGAAGTAATTACTGAATGTATAATCTTCATCACCCTTTGGACCGGTCATATTTAAATTGGTCTTGTAACTACTGAAGGAATTATCATTATTAAGTTTAAAATATTTGCCTGCGAATATCCTTGCTGTTACGCCTTGCTTCGTTTCATTGTAATTGAAGAAATATTTCCCTGTAAAACCAATACGTAGAAAGTCTTTGCCCTGGTCTATTGTAACATTAGCATTGTATGGATAAAGTTTTCGGTTATTTTCATAAGTAACTTTCAACTGATTGATGACTGAATGATTTGGTTCTTTAAATGCAAGATCAAATGTATCTGTTGCTGTAGTAACATTTTTAAAATTGAGTTCATCCTGGTTTAGTATAAAACTTCTTAGCTGGAAGATCCATTTACTCTTCTCACGAAGATCTTTGTTATATAAGGATAGTTTAACTGAAGGAACAATTCTTATTAAACCTAAAAACAATTTAGGGTTATATTCATCTTCATAATCATTAATAGAATAATGCATGCCGCTTACAGAAGTCTCCAGCCATGTTCTTTTAGTAAAATGATTATACGAAAGCCTTGCTGCGCCAGTAACTGTGCTGCTGCCTGTTGCATACATTGGCGCTATAAGAAATTGAAATTTTTGTAACGGCAATTGACAGTTGTGTATCATTCCACCGATCATTACTTTGTCATAATTGTTATAACCAACCAGTGGTGTTAAAGTAATGTATTTGTACTTTTCATTAAATCCCGGAATGCCAAATCTGAATTTGGTGGTCGTTTTTATTTTGCTGCTATCAACAGCACCTGTTGTATATAATTTATTAAACACACTTGAAAGATTCCTGCCTGTAACTTCTTCTGCAGTTTTTTTCAGATCATCCGGTTGTGGATGTTTAAATGCAAAATTGCTATAGTATCGCTGCGCTATTTTTAAAAGTGTGTCTTTGCCAACAACAGTCCCTAAATATTCCATCCAGTCTGCAGTCTTTTCATATACATCGGCGCCGTAATTAAATTCACTATATGCATCGCTTGTGAGATCTATAGGTTGATCTTTTTTAAGTCCCATTGTAGTATTAAGTAAAACATGCACACCTGAACCGTTCAAGCCGGACAAATCAAGATCTTTTACTTTTTCATCAACAGCAGGATGATATTTTTCCCTGTATCTTCTTTCTACATATGTATTAATGCCTTCATCCATCCATGCATGATCTCTTTCATTCGTTGACAAAATACCCATTAACCAGTTGTGACCAATTTCATGTGCCATCGTTGCATCCACTTCCATTTCACTCGATTCTGTTATCATCGTGATCATCGGGTATTCCATGCTGGTGGCATATTTCACTGATTGCGGTGCAGACACAACATTCACAGTGGGATAAGGGTATTCACCAAATTGTTTACTGTAAAAACGGATAGCATTCTTTGTAAACTTTATACTGTTTGCATAGATTTCTGCATTTTCAGGAAGTATATAACAACTTGCCTTTACTATATGTGTAGACAGTTGGATGGTGTCTGTTTTTACAATAAATCTTTTATCGGCAAACCATGCAAAATCTGTTACACTATCTGCTGAGTAAGTGTAAATTTTTTGTTTGAATGAAGAAGGAATATTCTCATCTTCTTCTTTTTCCTTTTTAGGAAAGAAAGGCTTTTTCGTTTTAGTTGTTTTATCAGGAGTGGCATTTTTCTTTAACGTTGGCCCGGCCTCTGTTACCGTTAACATCCCTGTTGCAGCAACTTTGTAATTTTCCGGTAATGTTATGCTCACTTTATAACTGCCAAAATCATTATAGAATTCACCCTGGTCAAGGTATGGCATCGCATGCCATCCATCTTTATCATACAGTGCTGCTTTGGGATACCATTGTGTAACAGCATAGAATTGATCGCTGTAACCACCACGCGAAAAAAGATAGGGCAGCTTTACATGAAACGGCGTTGAAATAAAAACAGATTGTTTTGGCGCCAGTGCTGTTGGCAATGTTAGTTTAATA
Coding sequences within it:
- a CDS encoding 2-C-methyl-D-erythritol 4-phosphate cytidylyltransferase — its product is MKKYAVIVAGGSGTRMGNVIPKQFLLLKGKPVLWYTMDSFLRAYDDMHIILVLPKDHLKKGEKIINQLNAEGKVSMVEGGNTRFDSVKEGLKKVENEAVVFVHDGVRCLISVPLIRRCYNQTIEKGSAVPAVAATDSIRIVKNGSHYISDRQQVRIIQTPQTFLSNIILPAFEQAYSDDFTDEATVVEAFGSPVYLTDGEYDNIKITRPIDLLIAERIIEDRSAF
- the pruA gene encoding L-glutamate gamma-semialdehyde dehydrogenase; translation: MNLGYFSYPLPANEPVLQYAPGSPEKAALKKTLAELKKKPIEVPMYIGGKTVKSGNKISMHPPHEIAHTLGYFHLGDEKHVKQAIDAALKAKQAWADMPWEDRAHIFLKAADLMATKYRTYMNGTTMLGQSKNAYQAEIDSACEIIDFLRFNVHYLSEIYKQQPISSPGVHNRMEWRPLEGFVLAITPFNFTAIAGNLPTSAAMCGNVVVWKPANTQVYAAQMIMRILKEAGLPDGVINLIYVDGPTLGSVCFAHPDFAGVHFTGSTGVFNQMWKTIGENVAKYKSYPRIVGETGGKDFVMVHKSADPDVVVTALARGAFEYQGQKCSAASRAYIPSNIAEEVKEKLVAEIGTMRMGTVEDFSNFINAVIDEKSFDKIAAYIAAAKKDKKAKILVGGKCDKTEGYFIEPTVIEAKDPKYVTMCEEIFGPVLTIYVYDAEKFEETMAILDGTSPYALTGSILAQDRDAVVLATAKLRNAAGNFYINDKPTGAVVGQQPFGGARASGTNDKAGSMINLYRWLSARTIKETYNPPTDYRYAFLKES
- a CDS encoding M1 family metallopeptidase, whose amino-acid sequence is MRLTGMVFIFLFFCVSSFSQQTYWQQHVNYIIDVSLNDEDNTLTGFEKMEYINNSPDTLRYVFIHLWPNAYKNDRTAFSEQLLKNDRTDFYFSSEEKRGYINRLDFKVADVTVIPEETKDIDIIKLTLPTALAPKQSVFISTPFHVKLPYLFSRGGYSDQFYAVTQWYPKAALYDKDGWHAMPYLDQGEFYNDFGSYKVSITLPENYKVAATGMLTVTEAGPTLKKNATPDKTTKTKKPFFPKKEKEEDENIPSSFKQKIYTYSADSVTDFAWFADKRFIVKTDTIQLSTHIVKASCYILPENAEIYANSIKFTKNAIRFYSKQFGEYPYPTVNVVSAPQSVKYATSMEYPMITMITESSEMEVDATMAHEIGHNWLMGILSTNERDHAWMDEGINTYVERRYREKYHPAVDEKVKDLDLSGLNGSGVHVLLNTTMGLKKDQPIDLTSDAYSEFNYGADVYEKTADWMEYLGTVVGKDTLLKIAQRYYSNFAFKHPQPDDLKKTAEEVTGRNLSSVFNKLYTTGAVDSSKIKTTTKFRFGIPGFNEKYKYITLTPLVGYNNYDKVMIGGMIHNCQLPLQKFQFLIAPMYATGSSTVTGAARLSYNHFTKRTWLETSVSGMHYSINDYEDEYNPKLFLGLIRIVPSVKLSLYNKDLREKSKWIFQLRSFILNQDELNFKNVTTATDTFDLAFKEPNHSVINQLKVTYENNRKLYPYNANVTIDQGKDFLRIGFTGKYFFNYNETKQGVTARIFAGKYFKLNNDNSFSSYKTNLNMTGPKGDEDYTFSNYFIGRNEFEGWQSQQIMERDGFFKVRTDLLGEKIGKSDDWLVAINLSGDIPDKINPLNILPFKLPIKLFLDIGTYSEVWKDDEAAGKFLYDGGLQVSLFRNCLNIYFPLLYSKVYSDYFKSYIGDNRFAKNISFNINLDVFQLNKLSRDIPW